From Candidatus Effluviviaceae Genus V sp.:
GGGCGCGATGGTCGACCGGGCCGCCTCTGACTGAAACGCGCGACCATCCAGGGAGGCAATGATCCGGGGCGTCTACTTCGACGCGGGCAACACGCTCATCTTTCCAGACTACGGGATCTACCGTGACGTGGCCGGCAGGCTCGGCGCTGCGATCGGCGTCGATGATGCCGTCGCGGCCGAGGCGCACGCGCGCTCGGCGTTCGATGAGGCGGTGGCTTCGTCGTCCGGGCGTGATGTAATGTCCTTCTGGGACATCTACTACACACCGTTCTACAGGCATCTCGGTCTGGCGGAGGAGAGCATCCCGGCCGCCATCGAGCTCACGCGCGACGCCAACGACGAAGGTCTCGGCATCTGGAAGGTGCCCGTCGAGGGGTACCGCGACACGATCGGGGCGCTGCGCGAGAGGGTCGATGTCATCGGCATCGTCTCGAACTCTGACGGTCGTCTCGACGACAGGCTCAGGGGGATCGGCATCCGCGACGACTTCGACTTCGTCATCGACTCGGCGGTCGTCGGTACGAGCAAGCCCGACGTCGCGATCTTCCGGGCGGCCCTCGACCTGGGCGGGCTGTCGCCCGAGGAGGTGGTCTACGTCGGCGACTACTACGCGGTCGACGTGGTCGGCGCGCGGGGCGCCGGCATCCGTCCCGTGCTCTTCGATCCTGTAGGGGCCTACGGTCCGGTGGACTGCGACATCATGACGACGTTCCCCGAGATCGTCGGGCTCGTCGACGCCTGGAGGGAGGGCGCGTGAACGTGCCGGAAGGAACGATGCGCTTCGCTCCATCCTGCCTGGCGGCGGGGCTCATGGGCGTCGGGCTCGACGAGATCCTGGCCTTGGCCAGTACGCAGACGGGGCTCGGCCTGTCGAGGCCCGTCGTCATCATCATTCAGATCGTCGTGCTCATGTTCGCCATCATCGTGCACGAGGTCTCGCACGGGTATGCCGCTGAGCAGCTCGGCGATCCGACGGCCCGGAGAATGGGCCGGCTCACGCTCAATCCCATCCCGCACATCGATCCGTTCGGCAGCATCCTCGTGCCCGGCATTCTCTTCCTCACGAGCCGTGTGACGGGCATGCCGCTCATCATCGGATGGGCGAAGCCGGTGCCGGTCGACATCCGGTACTTCAAGGACCCGCTCCGCGGGTTCGCCATCACCTCGGCGGCGGGCCCCGGGTCCAACTTCCTCCAGGTCATCGTCTACGCGCTCATCTTCCGCACGGCGGTGCATCTCGGCTGGCCGACGTGGGTCCAGTTCATCGGGATGCTGGGCGCGTGGTTCAACATGATCATCGCGTTCTTCAATCTCATCCCTGTGCCTCCGCTCGACGGTTCGCGCCTTGTCGCAGCCGTGCTTCCGCCCGACACGGCGGGTCGATACCTTGCCTTCGGGCGCTACGGCATGTTCGTGATCATCGCCCTCGTCTTCTTCGGCCTTCTCGATCCCTACTTCTCGGCTATCCGACGGCTTCTGATCCTCGTTCTCGGCCTCTCATAAGGCGCGAATCCCGGGGCCCGTGTCGGCATCCCAAGATGTAGAACACAGAGGTGAGCACAATCGACTCGCGGGCTTCGTCTTGTTTACTGTGCGCGCATCCTGGCACGGGGCTCGCGGGTCTTCTATTTGGGGGAGGTGTTCCATGTCCGAGCGACAGAACCCCGAGATCGCAGACACGCTCGACATGATCGGACAGTTCTGTCCCGAGCCCGTCATCCGCACGAACGAGGCCGTCGAGGCGCTCGACCCTGGACAGGTGCTCGAGGTGCTCGCGGACGACCCGTCCTCGAGGTCGGACATCGAGAGCTGGGCCAGGAGGACGGGCAACGAACTGGTGTCGGTCGATGAGACCGAAGGGACATTCAGGTTCCTCATCCGTCGGAGGTAGCCGTGGCAGACAGGAAGCGGATACTGTACGTTCAGACCTCGGGCGTCGACACGCCAGAGAGGACCTACGCGCCTCTCGTCCTCGCTACGACCGCCGCATCGATGGGCATCGACGCGATCGTCTACTTCCTCGGGAAGGGCGTGACGGTCGTCAAGGCCGGAGAGGCTGAGCGGGTGCAGCTCGGGGGCTTTCCCAGGCTCTCCGACGTGCTCAGGCGGGCGGCCGATGCTGGCGTGAAACTCCAGGCGTGCGACCAGAGCACCCAGATGCTCGGACTGTCGCGCGGCGACTACATCGGGCAGTGCGACGTCGTCGGCGCCGCCACACTGAACGACCTCATGCTCGAGGCCGATGCCGTCATCAGCTTCTGACGGACGCGCGACATCTCTTGACGCGTTCTGTTGTCACAGCGAAGGGAGGATCCATGCCGGAGGTTCCGGCAGCGCGAGGCTATCTGGACTACCAGTCGGGCGCGCCGGTCGACCCGCGCGTCGTCGAGGAGATGCTTCCCTACATGACGGAGCGGTTCGGAAACCCCGCCGTGCTCCATTCCGACGGCGACCCGGCCCGCGAGGCCGTCGAGACGGCCAGGGCGCGCGTCGCGTCCCTCATCGGCGGTGAGCCAAAGGAGATCGTCTTCACGTCGGGCGCCACCGAGGCATCCAATCTCGCCTTGAAGGGCGTCGCCCGGAGGATGGCCGACAAGGGCAGGCACATCGTCTCGTCGGTCATCGAGCACCGCTCGGTCATCACGCCGCTCAAGTATCTCGAGAAGCAGGGATTCGAGGTCACGTATCTCCCGGTCGACTCGGAGGCGACCGTCGATCCGGCGGCCGTGAAGGAGGCGCTCCGGGACGACACCATCCTCGTTTCCATCATGACGGCGAACGGGGAGGTCGGCACCATTCAGCCGGTCGGCGAGATCGCCACGCTCGTGAAGGACCGCGGCGTGTTGTTCCACACGGACATCGTCCAGGCCCAGGCCTGGGTCCCGGTCGACGTCTCGACGCTCCCGTTCGATCTCGTGACCCTCTCATCGAACGACATCTACGGACCGAAGGGCGTCGGCGCCCTCTACGTCCGCAAGGGGACCCGGCTCGAGGCAGTCCTTCACGGCGGCGGGCAGGAGCGGGGGCTCCGGTCCGGCACCGAGAACGTCCCGGGTCTGGTCGGCTTCGGGAAGGCGGCCGAGCTCGCGGCCGACGAGATGGCGTCCGACGTCGAGCGCGTGAGATCGCTTCGCGACCGCCTCTTCGAGGGTATCCTCGGCTCCATCGAGGACGCGGAGGTCAACGGCTCGCGGCAGCGGCGGCTTCCGAACAACGTCAATATCCGGTTCAAGTACATCGAGGGCGAGAGCCTCATCCTGTCGCTCGACATGGAGGGCATCCGCGCCTCGACCGGGTCGGCCTGCTCCGTCAAGACGCTCGAGCCGTCGTACGTGCAGATCGCGATGGGGGTGCTCCACGAGGAGGCCCACGGGTCGCTTCAGTTAACGCTCGGCCGGTGGTCGACCGGCGAGGATGTCGACAGGACGCTTGAAACGCTCCCCGGCATCATCGAGCGGCTGAGGGCGATGTCGGCATGGAAGCCCGGCATGACCTACGATCGCGACGACTTCGGTCACGACCACGATGGCGGGTCAGGCGAGGAATAGCGTTACAGTGCTTGACGGGCGTTCAGACGCCCTGCTAGTCTGCCGGCGTGTGGAGTCGGCGTGGGCCCCTGCTGGAGGTGTGAGATGGGCGAGTATGCGGAGAAGCCCCAGGTTCCGGAGTCGTCCCCGGCGCCGTCGGGCGGAGACCAGATCGTCAAGGACGTCTCGAGCCCGCTCTTCGAAGCGAAGGGCTGGATGAAGTTCCTTGGCGTCCTCATGATAATCTACGGCATCATCATGATCTTCACGGTCGTCGGCATCATCGTCTGCTGGCTTCCCATCTGGCTCGGCGTGCTGTTGTTCCAGTCGGCGAGCGCCGTCGAGGGAGCGCATCAGATGGGGGACAAGCGAGAGCTCCACAAGTCGCTCTCGAAGGTCAAGACGTACTTCACCATCCAGGGCATCCTGGCGCTCATCGGCATCGTCGTGGCGATCATCTCGATGATCGTCATGGGGACGGCCGGACTCATGGGTGCGCTGTCCTCGATGGGGAGCGGGTACTAGAGGAAGACGAGATCGCGCCGGCTTCTCCGGAGCTGAGGCGTGTGACGACAGGAGGCCCCGGGACGCGATTCCCGGGGCCTCTCTGCGTTTTGAGCGGGCGCCTGCCCTTGCGCAAGTCTTGGCGATTTGGTAAAATGCGCAAGTGTTTGAGAAGGGAGCTTCCCATGCGTTCTGAGGAGGAGGCGACGTACAGGGAGCGCGCCGAGATCATCAAGGCGATGGCCCACGCGACGCGCCTCTACATCGTGGATGTCCTCTCCGAGGGAGAGCGCTGCGTCAACGACCTGACGGAGCTCGTCGGCGCGGACATGTCGACGGTGTCGCGTCATCTTTCGGTCCTGCGCTCGGCCGGCATCGTCTCGGCCGAGAAACGCGGCTCGCACATCTACTACCATCTGCAGGTGCCGTGCGTGCTGAGGTTCTTCGAATGTGTCGAGGCCGTGCTCCGGGGAAGGAGAACCGATTCGTGATGACAGGAGCCACTGCAGCGAAGCGGGGCCGATTCGGTAGATCGGTTCTGGCGCTCGTTCTCATCCTGACGTGCTTCGTCGCCGCGTGCGACAGGAGCGGCGAGGACGCAGGCGTCCGTTCGGACGGAGACGCAGGGAGGACCCGAGGGGACACGACGGCGCCGTCCTCCGGCGATGCTGTCGCGAACCGTGACCTGCCCAAGCTGATCGACCTCGGCGCCGACAAGTGCACGCCGTGCAAGATGATGGCGCCCATTCTCGAGGAGCTGCGGACGACGTACGAGGGGGATTTCGAGGTCGTCTTCATCGACGTCTGGAAGGAGCCCGAGGCCGCTCGCGAGTACGGCGTGAACGTGATCCCAACGCAGCTCTTTCTCGATGAGTCCGGCGACGAGCTCTTCCGTCACCAGGGTTTCTACTCCAGGGAGGAGATCCTGGCGAAGTGGCGGGAGCTCGGATATGAGTTCGAGCCGTCCTCACCCACAAGCTAGGTTCCGGACCACCTGACAGGGGAGGATGCAGGCAGCATGGGTGAGCTCTTCGCGAACCTCACAAGGGCAGTTCAGGGAGCGCCGCTGGTGGCGCTCTCGGCGTCGCTCGCCTGGGGCGTGTTGAGCGTCGTCCTGAGCCCCTGTCATCTCGCCAGCATCCCGCTGATCGTCGGGTTCGTCGATGGGCAAGGGAGGATCTCCACGAGGCGCGCCTTCCTGATCTCCCTCTACTTCTCCGTGGGCATCCTCATCACCATCGCGGCCATCGGGGTCGCCACGGCCGCGGCCGGACGCATCATGGGAGACCTCGGAAGCGTCACGACGTACGTGATAGCCGGTGTGCTCGTGCTGGTGGGTCTTCACCTCATCGGCCTTGTGCCCGCGCCGTGGTCGGGTCCGAGCGGCGTGGCCGTGAAGCGCAAGGGCGGGCTCGCGGCCTTCGTGCTCGGGCTCATCTTCGGCGTCGCGCTCGGGCCCTGCACCTTCGCCTACATGGCCCCCATGCTCGGCGTCGTGCTGGGCATCGCGGGCACGAGCCTCGCCTACAGCGTCGTTCTGCTTCTGGCGTACGGCATCGGGCACTGCGCGGTCATCGTCCTTGCGGGGACGTTCACTGAGGTCGTCCAGCGCTATCTGAACTGGACCGAGCGCTCAGGCGGCGCCATATGGCTTCGGAGGGCGTGCGGTGTGCTCGTGATCGCCGGCGGGGTCTACCTGCTGGTGACCCGCCTGTGACGTCCGGGCGGCTCGCTTCGGGAGAGAGACCATG
This genomic window contains:
- a CDS encoding HAD-IA family hydrolase translates to MIRGVYFDAGNTLIFPDYGIYRDVAGRLGAAIGVDDAVAAEAHARSAFDEAVASSSGRDVMSFWDIYYTPFYRHLGLAEESIPAAIELTRDANDEGLGIWKVPVEGYRDTIGALRERVDVIGIVSNSDGRLDDRLRGIGIRDDFDFVIDSAVVGTSKPDVAIFRAALDLGGLSPEEVVYVGDYYAVDVVGARGAGIRPVLFDPVGAYGPVDCDIMTTFPEIVGLVDAWREGA
- a CDS encoding site-2 protease family protein translates to MNVPEGTMRFAPSCLAAGLMGVGLDEILALASTQTGLGLSRPVVIIIQIVVLMFAIIVHEVSHGYAAEQLGDPTARRMGRLTLNPIPHIDPFGSILVPGILFLTSRVTGMPLIIGWAKPVPVDIRYFKDPLRGFAITSAAGPGSNFLQVIVYALIFRTAVHLGWPTWVQFIGMLGAWFNMIIAFFNLIPVPPLDGSRLVAAVLPPDTAGRYLAFGRYGMFVIIALVFFGLLDPYFSAIRRLLILVLGLS
- a CDS encoding response regulator SirA, with product MSERQNPEIADTLDMIGQFCPEPVIRTNEAVEALDPGQVLEVLADDPSSRSDIESWARRTGNELVSVDETEGTFRFLIRRR
- a CDS encoding sulfur reduction protein DsrE — translated: MADRKRILYVQTSGVDTPERTYAPLVLATTAASMGIDAIVYFLGKGVTVVKAGEAERVQLGGFPRLSDVLRRAADAGVKLQACDQSTQMLGLSRGDYIGQCDVVGAATLNDLMLEADAVISF
- a CDS encoding aminotransferase class V-fold PLP-dependent enzyme — protein: MPEVPAARGYLDYQSGAPVDPRVVEEMLPYMTERFGNPAVLHSDGDPAREAVETARARVASLIGGEPKEIVFTSGATEASNLALKGVARRMADKGRHIVSSVIEHRSVITPLKYLEKQGFEVTYLPVDSEATVDPAAVKEALRDDTILVSIMTANGEVGTIQPVGEIATLVKDRGVLFHTDIVQAQAWVPVDVSTLPFDLVTLSSNDIYGPKGVGALYVRKGTRLEAVLHGGGQERGLRSGTENVPGLVGFGKAAELAADEMASDVERVRSLRDRLFEGILGSIEDAEVNGSRQRRLPNNVNIRFKYIEGESLILSLDMEGIRASTGSACSVKTLEPSYVQIAMGVLHEEAHGSLQLTLGRWSTGEDVDRTLETLPGIIERLRAMSAWKPGMTYDRDDFGHDHDGGSGEE
- a CDS encoding metalloregulator ArsR/SmtB family transcription factor, producing MRSEEEATYRERAEIIKAMAHATRLYIVDVLSEGERCVNDLTELVGADMSTVSRHLSVLRSAGIVSAEKRGSHIYYHLQVPCVLRFFECVEAVLRGRRTDS
- a CDS encoding thioredoxin fold domain-containing protein → MTGATAAKRGRFGRSVLALVLILTCFVAACDRSGEDAGVRSDGDAGRTRGDTTAPSSGDAVANRDLPKLIDLGADKCTPCKMMAPILEELRTTYEGDFEVVFIDVWKEPEAAREYGVNVIPTQLFLDESGDELFRHQGFYSREEILAKWRELGYEFEPSSPTS
- a CDS encoding cytochrome C biogenesis protein, producing MGELFANLTRAVQGAPLVALSASLAWGVLSVVLSPCHLASIPLIVGFVDGQGRISTRRAFLISLYFSVGILITIAAIGVATAAAGRIMGDLGSVTTYVIAGVLVLVGLHLIGLVPAPWSGPSGVAVKRKGGLAAFVLGLIFGVALGPCTFAYMAPMLGVVLGIAGTSLAYSVVLLLAYGIGHCAVIVLAGTFTEVVQRYLNWTERSGGAIWLRRACGVLVIAGGVYLLVTRL